The Candidatus Hydrogenedens sp. genome has a window encoding:
- the ppdK gene encoding pyruvate, phosphate dikinase: MSKKFVYFFGGGKAEGRADMKEILGGKGANLAEMANLGIPVPAGFTISTEMCTEYYANKGKLPSSLVDEVKKALQRVEKTMGKKFSDPKNPLLVSVRSGARISMPGMMETVLNVGLCSKTIPGLIEKTKNERFVYDSYRRLIMMYADVVMEKAAGIEPEKEEMAVRKQMEAAMDELKKQKGVKLDTELTAEDLKELSEKFKQIVKDTLKKEFPDDPHEQLWGAIKAVFQSWNGKRAIAYRRIEKIPDDWGTAVNVQSMVFGNLGETSATGVAFTRNPATGENKFYGEWLVNAQGEDVVAGIRTPYPLNEATKSQENQHLPSLEKLMPKTYKELVGIRNKLEKHFTDMQDIEFTIEEGKLFMLQTRTGKRTGMAAVRIAVDMANEKLIDKKTAIMRVKPSQLDEFLHPMLDPAEEQKAKVIAKGLPAGPGGAVGKIVLTADDAEAWAKKGEKVILVREETSPEDVHGMHAAEAILTARGGMTSHAALVARGWGKCCIVGCGSLHIDLEKKEIHVAGEVLKEGDWISMNGSLGKVYKGALKVIPAQPEKNKWFASIMKWADEIRVLKVRTNAERPDDAAKAVEFGAEGIGLARTEHMFFQPERIIHMREMILAKNQEERRSAVMKLLPFQKEDFIGIFKAMNGRPVTVRLLDPPLHEFVGSLLEDPEELQNLAKVCNVTVEEIKARVEKLHEMNPMLGHRGCRLGITYPEITEMQARAILEAAGTLIKQKMKVLPEIMVPLVGSKRELDNQVEIIHKVAKDVMKEMGVKITYMVGTMIEVPRAALTADKIAETAEFFSFGTNDLTQMGFGFSRDDIGSFLPVYLENKILPSDPFEVLDQEGIGQLIQMAVEKGRATRPDLKCGICGEHGGEPSSVKFCHRVGLNYVSCSPYRVPIARFAAAQAEIETPRNKSAKSAKPAKKGKEKKSSRKK, encoded by the coding sequence ATGAGTAAAAAGTTTGTTTATTTCTTTGGTGGAGGCAAGGCAGAAGGCCGTGCCGATATGAAAGAAATTCTCGGTGGCAAAGGAGCCAATCTTGCTGAAATGGCTAATTTAGGCATTCCTGTCCCCGCAGGATTCACGATTTCAACAGAAATGTGTACTGAATATTACGCCAATAAAGGAAAACTCCCCTCTTCCCTCGTTGATGAAGTTAAAAAGGCATTACAAAGAGTTGAAAAGACAATGGGCAAAAAATTTAGTGACCCTAAAAATCCTCTGTTAGTATCTGTTCGCTCCGGTGCCCGTATTTCCATGCCTGGAATGATGGAAACAGTTCTAAATGTCGGTCTTTGCTCTAAAACAATCCCCGGACTTATTGAAAAAACAAAGAACGAACGCTTCGTATACGACTCTTATCGCCGTCTTATTATGATGTATGCCGATGTCGTTATGGAAAAAGCTGCAGGTATTGAACCCGAAAAAGAAGAGATGGCCGTCCGTAAACAAATGGAAGCGGCAATGGACGAATTAAAAAAGCAAAAGGGAGTAAAACTGGATACCGAACTTACCGCAGAAGACCTAAAAGAATTAAGCGAAAAATTCAAGCAAATCGTTAAAGATACATTAAAGAAAGAATTCCCGGATGACCCCCATGAGCAATTATGGGGTGCTATTAAAGCAGTATTCCAATCATGGAACGGCAAACGGGCTATTGCTTATCGTCGTATCGAGAAAATTCCCGATGATTGGGGAACAGCCGTAAATGTGCAATCGATGGTCTTTGGTAATTTAGGTGAAACCTCTGCAACAGGCGTTGCTTTCACTCGAAATCCGGCTACAGGTGAAAATAAATTCTATGGTGAATGGCTTGTCAATGCACAAGGCGAAGATGTCGTTGCAGGTATTCGCACACCTTATCCATTAAACGAAGCCACAAAAAGTCAGGAAAATCAACATCTTCCTTCATTAGAAAAACTAATGCCCAAAACATATAAAGAGTTAGTAGGTATTCGCAATAAGTTAGAAAAGCATTTTACAGATATGCAAGATATAGAGTTTACTATTGAAGAAGGTAAACTCTTTATGTTGCAAACACGGACCGGAAAACGTACCGGTATGGCAGCCGTTCGGATTGCTGTGGATATGGCAAATGAAAAATTGATTGATAAGAAAACAGCCATTATGCGTGTAAAACCCTCACAACTCGACGAATTCTTGCATCCAATGCTTGACCCCGCAGAAGAACAAAAAGCAAAAGTTATTGCTAAAGGATTACCTGCAGGACCCGGTGGCGCCGTAGGAAAAATCGTATTGACTGCAGATGATGCAGAAGCATGGGCAAAGAAAGGCGAAAAAGTTATCCTTGTCCGTGAAGAAACCTCTCCCGAAGATGTCCATGGCATGCACGCAGCAGAAGCTATCCTTACCGCAAGAGGCGGCATGACCTCTCACGCCGCATTGGTTGCTCGTGGTTGGGGAAAATGCTGTATCGTAGGTTGTGGTAGTTTACATATTGACCTTGAGAAAAAAGAAATCCATGTTGCTGGAGAAGTTCTGAAAGAAGGAGACTGGATTTCCATGAACGGTAGCCTTGGAAAGGTTTACAAGGGCGCACTCAAGGTTATCCCAGCTCAACCCGAAAAGAATAAATGGTTCGCTTCTATTATGAAATGGGCTGATGAAATTCGTGTATTGAAAGTTCGCACCAATGCAGAACGCCCCGATGATGCCGCCAAAGCCGTAGAATTTGGTGCAGAAGGTATCGGTCTGGCACGCACCGAACACATGTTCTTCCAGCCAGAACGAATTATACACATGCGTGAAATGATTCTCGCTAAGAATCAAGAAGAACGCCGTTCCGCCGTTATGAAACTTTTACCTTTCCAGAAAGAAGATTTCATCGGTATTTTCAAAGCCATGAACGGCAGACCAGTAACGGTTCGTTTGCTCGACCCGCCATTACATGAGTTTGTCGGTAGCCTCCTGGAAGACCCTGAAGAACTTCAAAATCTGGCAAAGGTTTGTAATGTAACTGTTGAAGAAATCAAAGCACGTGTTGAAAAACTACACGAAATGAACCCCATGTTAGGACATCGCGGTTGCCGTTTAGGTATTACCTATCCCGAAATTACTGAAATGCAAGCCCGTGCTATCCTTGAAGCCGCAGGAACCTTGATTAAACAAAAAATGAAGGTGTTGCCCGAAATTATGGTCCCGCTCGTTGGCTCAAAACGAGAATTAGATAATCAAGTTGAAATCATTCATAAAGTAGCCAAAGATGTCATGAAAGAAATGGGTGTAAAAATTACCTATATGGTTGGTACCATGATTGAAGTTCCTCGAGCCGCCTTAACCGCGGATAAGATTGCAGAAACTGCAGAATTCTTTAGCTTCGGAACGAACGACCTTACCCAGATGGGCTTTGGCTTCTCTCGTGATGATATCGGCAGCTTCTTGCCTGTTTACTTAGAAAACAAAATCCTTCCTTCCGACCCATTTGAAGTTTTAGACCAGGAAGGAATTGGACAACTTATTCAAATGGCTGTAGAAAAAGGAAGAGCCACTCGTCCCGACTTGAAATGTGGTATATGCGGTGAACATGGTGGCGAACCTTCATCCGTGAAATTCTGTCATCGTGTTGGCTTAAATTATGTAAGTTGCAGTCCTTACCGTGTCCCTATTGCAAGGTTTGCCGCAGCACAGGCTGAAATAGAAACCCCTCGAAACAAGTCTGCAAAATCAGCCAAACCCGCTAAGAAAGGCAAAGAAAAGAAATCCTCACGCAAAAAGTAA
- a CDS encoding archaeosortase/exosortase family protein gives MSANNPQKENIGLVSSEDKEVWYKSPALRFVVFFIIVVVSFLTAYRYLIRTIWNDRYLFTLARNTCWVLNKIGDNATLEGLPQNTSPEECRAWLSAWARGANQPAPEDYINVSKEPLTPWEQWSFRAQKARKQGGQTKLGPRVVFVLKEGLLSKITRLEEKIKELNRNSTLSEPEKASLLAKYNIELQALRVQYAEAQKNSKENRQVSGYIFPFIIISECGAIEIMAIFFAAVIAYPTLFRKKLLGIVVGIPLMYFVNIFRLTFLAIVGALNAGGKWFEFLHYYVWQAVYIVFVVAVWLAWIEFVVYAEVKEGMSFRDRIIQIFQKKTLVPLFQTLLFCVKFILVVVPLVCIWWALIPVYGWILVQISGSILRFIMGVPIVAGGIRPSGFLNTASVIYFVIQGYEFEKTSPIALLITNLPPFISLMLITRISWISRLKKILWGVSIIILGHILFIVIVLRYQEVLKAYSELPMAVIQFYLTMPFMLWIAMVFRERFLNRPSNNLTPSKKQA, from the coding sequence ATGTCGGCAAATAATCCCCAAAAAGAGAATATAGGCCTTGTATCTTCTGAAGATAAGGAAGTATGGTATAAAAGTCCAGCATTACGGTTCGTTGTATTTTTTATAATTGTAGTTGTTAGTTTTTTAACAGCATATCGTTATTTAATTCGCACGATATGGAACGACCGTTATCTTTTTACATTAGCCAGAAATACATGTTGGGTATTGAATAAAATAGGGGATAATGCCACATTAGAAGGGCTTCCACAGAATACATCTCCTGAGGAATGTAGAGCATGGTTATCTGCCTGGGCAAGAGGTGCCAATCAACCTGCTCCTGAGGATTATATTAATGTTAGCAAGGAACCTTTAACGCCGTGGGAACAATGGTCTTTTCGTGCTCAAAAGGCGAGGAAACAAGGGGGGCAAACAAAGTTGGGTCCACGTGTTGTATTTGTTTTGAAGGAGGGTTTATTATCTAAAATAACAAGATTGGAAGAGAAAATAAAAGAATTAAATCGCAATTCAACTCTATCGGAACCCGAAAAAGCGAGCCTGTTAGCAAAGTATAATATAGAATTACAAGCGTTAAGAGTACAGTATGCGGAAGCCCAAAAAAATTCCAAAGAAAATCGGCAGGTTAGTGGATATATTTTTCCGTTTATTATTATTTCGGAATGTGGTGCCATAGAGATTATGGCGATATTTTTTGCTGCGGTAATTGCATACCCCACACTTTTTCGGAAGAAGTTATTGGGAATAGTTGTCGGGATACCTTTAATGTATTTTGTTAATATTTTTCGTTTGACTTTTTTAGCAATTGTAGGGGCATTAAACGCAGGGGGAAAATGGTTTGAATTTTTACATTATTATGTCTGGCAGGCTGTATATATTGTTTTTGTGGTAGCCGTATGGCTTGCATGGATTGAGTTTGTTGTCTATGCAGAAGTCAAGGAAGGAATGTCTTTCCGAGACCGTATCATACAGATTTTCCAGAAGAAAACTTTGGTTCCTCTATTTCAGACTTTGCTATTCTGTGTAAAATTTATTCTTGTGGTTGTTCCGCTGGTATGTATCTGGTGGGCATTGATTCCTGTGTATGGGTGGATACTTGTCCAGATATCGGGTTCTATTTTGAGATTTATAATGGGTGTGCCAATCGTGGCGGGTGGAATACGACCTTCTGGTTTTCTGAATACGGCTTCTGTAATTTATTTTGTAATACAGGGGTATGAGTTTGAAAAAACATCGCCTATTGCGTTGTTAATAACAAATCTACCTCCTTTTATTTCGCTGATGTTAATTACGCGTATATCATGGATAAGTCGTTTGAAAAAGATATTATGGGGTGTAAGTATAATCATACTGGGTCATATTCTTTTTATTGTCATAGTGCTTCGTTATCAGGAAGTATTAAAGGCATATAGTGAATTACCAATGGCTGTAATTCAGTTTTACCTTACAATGCCATTTATGTTATGGATAGCCATGGTATTTCGTGAGCGATTTTTAAATCGTCCTTCTAACAATCTCACTCCCAGTAAGAAACAGGCATAA